Below is a window of Anomaloglossus baeobatrachus isolate aAnoBae1 unplaced genomic scaffold, aAnoBae1.hap1 Scaffold_289, whole genome shotgun sequence DNA.
tctgccaatatccccggctcagatccatgatggtccaggtactgagccccggccaactgatcgagcagttcatcgatgcgtggcattgggtacgcatcggcgaccgtgacagcattgagccccctgtagtccacgcagaaccgagtggttcggtccttgttagggacgaggactacaggcgaggcccaagcgctgctggatgcctggatcacccccagcttcagcatctcgtcaatctactGGCGCATGTgtcgctgcacctccagggagacccgatatgctgaacgccggatcgggggatgatccccagtgtccacgtgatggacagccaagtcagtctttccgggctggttggtaaacaacccccggaaggcgtgtagggtggcccacagctgggaccgttggtcctccaagagctggtggccaacctccacatcctcaatggatccgcctgccctaacctgggctagcatatccaagagggtttccgcttctccctcctcgggcaggttgcacacggggagcgcacacgcctcccgctcatgatgtgccttcatcatgttcacatggaagggcttccgccttccacgggcagggtccagggtgaccaggtgcgttacagggttgagctgctggtacacgaggtatgggccttcccaggctgcctgaagcttgtcctgtggtacggggaccagtacccacaccttttgacccacttggtagatcctctcacaagcgttctggtcgtaccaacgcttctgatcggcctgggcttgagccatattgtcatgtaccagctgcgtcaaggcctgcattttgtcccggaagcgcatgacatactcgataaccgacactccaggggtggccaaatccccttcccaagcctctttcaccagagccagggggccccgcacacgtcgcccgtacaggagctcaaacggtgagaatcctgttgaggcctgtggaacctcccggtaagcaaataacaggtgggggagataccgctcccagtcacgcccgtgggagtcgaccaacatcttaagcatctgctttaaggtgccattgaaccgctcgcacaggccattagtctgtggatggtacgggctggccaccagatgtcgcacctggacttgcttacagagggcctccatcaactgggacatgaattgggtcccccggtcagtgagcatttcctggggaaaacccactcgggagaaaatctccagcaatgcggtggccaccttgtcagcccgaatggacgacaaggccactgcttctgggtaccgggtggcatagtccactaccgtcagtatgaagcgtttcccggagctactggggatggccagcgggccgaccagatccacagccaccctcctgaaaggctcatcgatgatgggcagagataccaggggggctttggggtgtggccccgccttccccactctgacaggtttcacacgaacggcagtaggcagccacatcggcccccatttttggccagtagaaatgctggtttaacctggccttggtcttagcgatccctaggtgtccggccatcggaatctcatgtgcgatccgcaacaactccgtccggaacggatagggtaccaccaactgtcggtccctgggccacgcctccggtgaaccctgctggaccgtgacccggtacagccgtccttggtcccagaccactcgctccgggtccgagggaggctgtgccgcctgctcctttagagctttcaggctgtcgtcagcttctaacgctgcctgaaacccctgactagatgtggccagaatcgacgagactgtcacatcttcggtcagtaccccgggacctgtgtcctggcctccgcctgactcggctgccacttggtcagaaggggaagagccatcggacctccgggaggccccttgggttccagcactcccactgcgggtgacagcggccacagccgctgcgaccgtgggtcgtgcctgctcctcctccgttcctgaccaagtcgccggttcaggcagacctacctggcttcctgacaccccggttgtgggggaaccatgcaccgagatcttacctgggagcacttccgctccgggaccggccccaatctcacctgcctgtccccccccccctgcagcaacagaaccctgctgtgaaatctctagggaccccacatttgctgtgctaacccccaccccacacactggttctccccctgcagcaccctgctttctgcttatccctgcagagggcaacagatcccagctcactggctgatcacttgtagaggcatggtcacaccttcctctgaccccctcccctgtcacagctgcagctgtgtgtgtgtctatgcaagtagaaaaatcaaagttcactccctcctcccttacatcattcatagataacacattaacattgtccggaggcatgtcagtactggctgaaggttcagcccttggggggggggggggcccaaactgggaggttatctgtcccaaatctgtcccaagtagcacgtttgcggggatccgatcagttacccccacctccctcacccctcgccctgcgccccagtccaaataaatgccagcaacaggcagcgccgggtcaatgcctccaatcccggagacagtgagggtttttccgggtaccaagtcttggggggacaccatctcaggccgcaccagagtcacctccgaggcgctgtctcgcagtcctatggtcacagactggccgacggtgacaggttggaagctgtccagggacctaccaccacccccacccactcaatacaccttgggcggcccttgggacggggacggggccttgggacgctgagggcacatggccttgaagtgtccaggttggttgcactggtggcaccgtcttggttctgccacgggcctggagaggggagttgatggGGACACCCCCTgcggtctaggggcaggtggggcagtcgcagaattcatcttaccccctctccaggtgctgctggtggccgctctcctggcctcaggggcccgattgttggtggtgtcatcagccagggcagctgtagccgtggaccccttttggcttctggtctcggatgaactggcggagatcctcagggcagttccacaagagttgctctgtgatgaccaagtctaggatctctggcctgtggaaagctgcaggccttgggtccagtggtcggcagctcgggcaagtgcccgccggtggtcagcccaggagtcctttggtcccttctgcagggtccggaacttcttgcggtaggactccggagtgagattgtactgttggatcagggcccgcttgatggtgtcgtagccctgatctgcctcagtaggcaagtccccaaggatttccagggccttaccccttaaacggggggtcaggtatttggcccactggtccttgtccagatggtgctgcaggcaagtccgttcaaaagcagtcaagaaagagtccaagtctccatccttctccagcactgggaagtcctcaacacggacctttggaagtttggtgtcttgaaggtcacgtgtggctgatgagggctggagctgagctagctgcagctggtggtcacgctctgcctgttgctgtcgctcttcacgcgctgcctgccgctccgcagcctcagcctcacacgctgccctgcgctctgcagcTTCACGTTCTACCctgcgctctcgctccgcagcctcacgcgctgcctgccgctcctcagcctcacacgctgccctgcgctctgccatgagttccttgtagccttcccggtctccagcctggaggagggccatagccatttgaagaaggctatccgagcctgccaggctcggtggaatggcacgtggtgatctgcggcacgctgcagagctaggcgattcactgtccctttcagagcggaggactggcatctggctcgttgaggactctTGGGTGTGCTCCTCATCTTGCCCatgagtgccaggttgtgcgatgtcctctgcggagctgttctctggcgtcgggctcctggagggctcgtggacaacctcctcatcgtctctggcctgagcatcggccatttctttggctttgctcctggtgctctcagccattgttgcagactttggtcactgacacagaactgacacctgatgcctccacacaccttacagtatctgcactctgacactctagtgttgagctggtctgaagaccccagcagccacagctgctgcaggcagtctttagtgtctgggagtatgggtctcacacacactattatctcgatcccaccgctatgccaccaatatgtcacgaaccaccggggagggtcactcagaaattccccgcgctggctaccagtacgtcacaatcggggggtaacaagtgggggtcaaccctcctttatacctcccgacagacagagcacgtgacgcgctctctagcgcccctcttatagtcaggccaattatggaattgcccgacaataagcaaggaggccgctatactacttatgccgattattgaagggtccccggtgagagtagggtatatattcccccgacctccgcgggcggaatatataaaatctccccgaatctcactggcctccccacaatactccttggcacaactcgctgccaccaaccgcttcacggtaactattagccgaacaaacggacgtgggattcaagatcgagataacagaacagcccaagattaattatataatttaatcggccgaagccacgctagaaactacaatatatacaataggagatctacagaatatacgtaggtcagagtacagttacaatcaaagcatggtttacaaacaggcatacacagttccagcagttaccttgtgcgtctggccacaggggggcgctgtggaccaggtttccaggatctctctcacaggtcttccctgaccagacccccgagccaaagaacactgggaaatggccgaagtagggttatcaacctgggcaaatccaggtcccctcctaccttagtgacctcacagggaagcactgccactccccctgcattgagtcagagtaatatcccagaaggggctattacctgcaactccggactgggaggtccgatcgggatggttctgctgccatcagatccgcccgggtcccctctgcattttgagtccaagcacgactcatttaccggactcctactagcagttttctatatctcgccgccccagggtgccacatagacgtcgaggatatgcacagattcggcttgaagtcccgattctaacgatgtaggaggtgtatggctgagacgcacagtaatatcataactgggtatgatattacggagccagcagtatgctctcctgcgggGACTAGCTACTTTTGGTTTTGCTAGGTCCCTGCCCACTctctttgatgagtggacacagctcccagggggtcttcctctctctgtgttttagaggcctgagagaacaagcaatctccatatcagaggagatggctgttggaggtgtaagtgggacttcacacctttccagatgctggcatctgagaagtacctccagtgtgtgaagggacaagggaggggggttgccctcagggggtgatgagagaaatgatgactggacatcatcattcctcttaatatcccaggatttccctcacagggtgccaacctctgcggcaGGGGCGAGGACAGGGTGGACCACCCTCGCATTATGGATAAATTGCTGTGTATTGTTTAATGTGGTATTTTGGGGTTTGGGAGGATCtcccttttattgattaaaataaaaagtaaattttaggattattttttttttcactttgtacTTCTAAATTCATCATTCTTGTTTCCAGTGTCAGCCTGAACTGTTTAGCTGTGGGGGTCCCACATGAATCCCAggctgcccccctccccccctccccctcatatCTTCcaggctgcctcccccccccctcatATCTTCCAGGCTGCCTCCCCCCCCTCATATCTTCcaggctgcctccccccccccctcatatcttccaggctgcctccccccccccctcatatCTTCCAGGCTGCCTCCCCCCCCCTCATATCTTCCAGGCTGCCTCCCCCCCCTCATATCTTCcaggctgcctccccccccccctcatatCTTCCAGGCTGCCTCCCCCCCCTCATATCTTCCAGGCTGCCTCCCCCCCCTCATATCTTCCAGGCTGCCTCCCCCCCCCTCATATCTTCCaggctgcctcccccccctccatatCTCCCAGGCTGCCCCTTTGTGTCTgctgattttgttttttgtttttttttaggatCGCTAAAGATCCCACATTTGAGCGTCTTCCGTGCACACACCAGGGGACCTATGCGGATGACTGCCTGGTGCAGAGGGTGACACAGGTAAGGGGTACTAAGGAGATGCCCCCACAACCTGTGTCGGATTGGGGAGATCTTTATTGTTCACATCTAATTTATTGTCTTTTCTCTGTAAAAGCACAAATGTTATATCGTGGCCACAGTGGACCGAGATCTAAAGAGGCGAATACGAAAGATTCCTGGGGTCCCCATCATGTATATCTCTAACCACAGGTGGGTGGTGGTCGTCCTGCCTCCACAGCATTCCTGGGTGGCAGTCTGGCCTCTGCAGCTTTCTTTCTTTTGCTTTCCTTGCAGATACAATATTGAGAGGATGCCGGATGACTATGGAGCACCACGCTTCTAGCCTGTGACTGATGACCATCATGGCTGGGGTTGGCTTCTTTGCATGAGAACTCTATTGGTCCTTCAGATTTTGAGTGTCTGTAGACCGACGGCATCATACTGCTGAGTGTCTTCATGTACCAAAGACCACCTGAATCCTTTTTTTGTGGACTATTAGATGTCACCATTTAAGAACTTGAGTGTTTTGTCAGGACGCATGCCGTGGAACCGGAGGGGCGGCGCCGACGCATTCCAAGGGGGCGGAGCTGATGCAGGCATTGGGGGGGAGCCGACGTGTGCCTGCTTGTACTGTGACCAGTCTTCAGTAAACTTTACTGCTTCTTAGTTCCCttgttttgagggttttttttcttcttcttgtgttttttttttttgttttgtttttttttttttactgcaagtaTAAACGTCTGATGTTATCTTCTCCCAgaactctcctcctccccccccattgCTGCGGTGCCCTGACTGACCGCTGATTGTTGGCCGAGAGCTGTGATACTTGCCTCCAACTTGTGATATGTTCTGGGCCGGCTGCACCTGAGCTCTTCATACTTTACCTAGTTACTGTTCCTATGACTGGAGTAGCGCACTTCCTCCTACGAAACGGatctttctctagtcccttccacgacagcataggaggttgtctctccacgccctaattgggacaggaagtacaagaggtttaaaaggaccctcccacctcccatagccagtgtctttcctgtccccatggggcatggagagttttttttctttttctcctatgctgtggtggccggcgaactacagtatacaattttttttttttttttttttttttttcttcttcttcccctattaccttaagccggacagttttggtcgggccttcgccgctccaaccttgctgttccctcacgctgtgggggaccgctgctccagccttccggaactcctctggggtgatgcaggctgtggaGCTCgctggccggcgtcctccctgagccgccggccgcttcctgcatgcacgctgctggagcgatccggaagtgctcccgggggcgggacttccggtctagcgaacttccggttgagcgcttccggtcgcggaggcagcgtggaggacacgccgacacTGACTCGGCCTGTCCGGGACcggatgcaggaggcggggaacgttagctgtcactgggggggcaggccgtTCTGCATAAGGACTGCCGTGAAGACGTCAGATTCATGGTAAGAGATtcgaccgtgctccctgtcatgtcttcccctgcagctgcatctgcagagcccagtgtgccccctgctacagtAAGTACGGAGGGGGATGGTCCCTCAGGCATAGGTCTCAGGCAGATAATTTATGgctctctggtctgtgttttctaggaggacaaggccactaagaaaactgacagaaatgaaaagtcagagaagtCAGAGAAGGCTGATTAAACCGGATAGACCTGACAGATTTGAAAAGATTAAAAAATGTCCAGTCTGTATAAGGAAGCTCCCTGCAGTCTGGGACAAGAAGCTTTGCCaacaatgtacggaccagattattagggccgaacaaccgtccctggtagacgagttgcggtccatgatgaaacaggagattcaggcctcactggcctccctccctgctcctggcccctcttctccaaagaagaggaaactccagtcagccccgtctgatcatgaggatgctgattccgcctcggagggtcccgatgaaggttcttcctccgggaggtctgaccagtcctttctgtttccctcagaagatttgggggatcttattggggcggttAGGAGCACTATGGGGGTTAGAGGGGCAGGTTCTTCCCTCagtccaggatgaaatgtttgctggcctgaaaacagtcaaacaattaggatttccggttcatgccaatgttctggatattgtctctcaggaatgggaatttcctgagaggcgggtacggagtgaccctagacgcaggtttcctctggaaccttctggattacattgggaggtcccaaaagtagatg
It encodes the following:
- the LOC142266677 gene encoding rRNA-processing protein FCF1 homolog; translated protein: IAKDPTFERLPCTHQGTYADDCLVQRVTQHKCYIVATVDRDLKRRIRKIPGVPIMYISNHRYNIERMPDDYGAPRF